One Sphingomonas sabuli genomic region harbors:
- a CDS encoding glycosyltransferase family 2 protein: MKLSIVVPCFNEEDCLPVLHERLTAAARGVAADDYEIVLVNDGSRDKTWPIMRALADRDPHLVAVNLSRNHGHQLALTAGLDLCIGDTVLIIDADLQDPPELLGPMLEAMQREEADVVYGVRQSRKGETAFKRATAHGFYRLLSRATDVDIPLDAGDFRLMSRRALDVLLAMPEQARFIRGMVAWIGFRQVPFLYDRDERLAGETKYPLSKMLRFALDALTGFSSAPLKLASHAGLALSIGSLLIVLYILYAWIAGHSIPGWTSLMLVVVVLGAVQMFVLALMGEYIGRLYNEAKGRPLYIVQEIAGAERRSSGLGQVAAATANSDNPGGIGSAPTSRRSAAKTRSKT, translated from the coding sequence ATGAAGCTTTCGATCGTCGTGCCCTGTTTCAACGAGGAAGACTGCCTGCCGGTCCTGCACGAGCGGTTGACGGCGGCCGCGCGCGGCGTCGCCGCGGACGATTACGAAATCGTGCTGGTCAATGACGGGTCGCGCGACAAGACCTGGCCGATCATGCGCGCGCTGGCCGACCGCGACCCGCATCTGGTCGCGGTCAACCTGTCGCGCAATCACGGGCACCAGCTGGCGCTGACCGCCGGGCTGGACCTGTGCATCGGCGACACCGTGCTGATCATCGACGCAGACCTGCAGGACCCGCCCGAATTGCTCGGCCCGATGCTGGAGGCGATGCAGCGCGAGGAGGCCGACGTGGTCTATGGCGTGCGCCAGAGCCGCAAGGGCGAGACCGCGTTCAAGCGGGCGACCGCGCACGGTTTCTACCGCTTGCTGTCGCGCGCCACCGACGTCGACATCCCGCTCGACGCCGGGGACTTCCGCCTGATGAGCCGCCGCGCGCTGGACGTGTTGCTGGCGATGCCGGAACAGGCGCGCTTCATCCGTGGGATGGTCGCATGGATCGGGTTCAGGCAGGTGCCGTTCCTCTATGACCGCGACGAGCGGCTGGCGGGGGAAACCAAATATCCGCTGAGCAAGATGCTGCGCTTCGCGCTCGACGCGCTGACCGGTTTTTCCTCCGCCCCGCTGAAGCTGGCCAGCCATGCCGGGCTGGCGCTGTCGATCGGGTCGCTGCTGATCGTCCTTTACATCCTTTATGCGTGGATCGCCGGGCACAGCATCCCGGGCTGGACGTCGCTGATGCTGGTGGTGGTCGTGCTGGGCGCGGTGCAGATGTTCGTGCTGGCGCTGATGGGCGAATATATCGGCCGGCTGTACAACGAGGCGAAGGGCCGGCCGCTATATATCGTGCAGGAAATCGCCGGGGCGGAACGCCGCTCCAGCGGGCTTGGTCAGGTCGCGGCGGCGACCGCGAACAGCGATAATCCGGGCGGCATCGGCAGCGCGCCGACCAGCCGGCGTTCGGCGGCGAAGACGCGTTCGAAGACGTAA
- a CDS encoding EF-hand domain-containing protein: MKTLFLAGAAALGAAAFAPVLAQAPTPAPAPQASDMHHGMRMGPVTRAAMLEKVQSHFAKLDADRNGVVTAAEMDAMRAQHQGRMGQRGEKRFDRLDANDDQAISKAEFDAAHAKMGDHRGKGMRMGGMGGRMIMRMADANKDGNVSLQEATAAAATHFDQADANRDGTLTREEMRAARKAHMGKRGA, translated from the coding sequence ATGAAGACTTTGTTTCTGGCCGGCGCCGCGGCGCTTGGCGCCGCCGCTTTCGCTCCCGTGCTCGCACAGGCTCCGACTCCGGCCCCCGCCCCGCAGGCATCCGACATGCACCACGGCATGCGCATGGGTCCGGTGACCCGCGCCGCGATGCTGGAAAAGGTGCAGTCGCACTTCGCCAAGCTTGATGCCGACCGCAACGGCGTCGTCACCGCCGCCGAAATGGACGCCATGCGCGCCCAGCATCAGGGCCGCATGGGCCAGCGCGGCGAAAAGCGGTTCGACCGCCTCGACGCCAATGACGACCAGGCGATCAGCAAGGCCGAATTCGACGCGGCCCACGCCAAGATGGGCGACCATCGCGGCAAGGGCATGCGGATGGGCGGCATGGGCGGCCGGATGATCATGCGCATGGCCGACGCCAACAAGGACGGCAACGTCAGCCTGCAGGAAGCGACCGCCGCCGCGGCGACGCATTTCGACCAGGCCGACGCCAACCGCGACGGCACGCTGACCCGCGAGGAAATGCGCGCCGCTCGCAAGGCGCACATGGGCAAGCGCGGCGCCTAA
- a CDS encoding SAM-dependent methyltransferase, with the protein MSGIGQMIDKLLTHGSITVIQPGKAPETHGPGDGPAVTIRLTDNKLPLQVLKNPRLAFGEAYMDGRLVLENGTILELLQMIMGSNPWEEGRPARAMLNRGKGRALLRLFQRNDTKTSRKNVAHHYDLGDDLYDLFLDADRQYSCAYFTSPDKELEDAQADKKAHIASKLYLKPGLRVLDIGCGWGGMAIYLNQVADVEVLGITLSEDQLRVARQRAADAGVADRVKFELVDYRVLEGEFDRIVSVGMFEHVGLEFYDEFFASCRRLLKRDGVMLLHTIGKFGISKKADPFTDKWIFPGYHVPSLSQMFTASEKSKMMVADLETLRLHYAYTLRHWLDRVHENRAKIVEMYDERFFRMWEFYLAGGIVMFESGAGCNYQVQFIRDRRALPITRDYMIEAEQALRAKAAAGKEKGPARGRRASSSVKQPA; encoded by the coding sequence ATGTCCGGAATCGGCCAAATGATCGACAAGCTGCTGACTCACGGCAGCATCACCGTCATCCAGCCCGGCAAGGCGCCGGAAACCCATGGCCCGGGCGACGGCCCGGCAGTGACCATCCGGCTGACCGACAACAAGCTGCCGCTGCAGGTGCTCAAGAACCCGCGGCTGGCGTTCGGCGAGGCCTATATGGACGGCCGGCTGGTGCTCGAGAACGGCACCATCCTGGAGCTGCTCCAGATGATCATGGGGTCCAATCCGTGGGAAGAGGGGCGGCCGGCGCGGGCGATGCTCAACCGCGGCAAGGGCCGCGCGCTGCTGCGCCTGTTCCAGCGCAACGATACCAAGACGTCGCGCAAGAACGTTGCCCATCATTATGACCTTGGCGACGACCTGTACGACCTGTTCCTGGACGCCGACCGGCAATACAGCTGTGCCTATTTCACCTCGCCCGACAAGGAGCTTGAGGACGCGCAGGCCGACAAGAAGGCGCATATCGCGTCCAAGCTGTACCTTAAGCCGGGGCTTCGCGTGCTCGACATCGGCTGCGGCTGGGGCGGGATGGCGATCTATCTCAACCAGGTCGCCGACGTCGAAGTGCTCGGCATCACCCTGTCCGAAGACCAGTTGCGGGTCGCCCGTCAGCGCGCGGCGGACGCCGGCGTCGCCGACCGGGTCAAGTTCGAACTGGTCGACTATCGCGTGCTGGAAGGCGAATTCGACCGCATCGTGTCGGTCGGCATGTTCGAACATGTCGGGCTGGAATTTTACGACGAGTTCTTCGCCTCGTGCCGCCGGCTGCTGAAGCGCGACGGGGTCATGCTGCTGCACACGATCGGCAAGTTCGGCATTTCGAAGAAGGCCGACCCGTTCACCGACAAGTGGATTTTCCCCGGCTATCACGTGCCGTCGCTGAGCCAGATGTTCACCGCCAGCGAGAAGTCGAAGATGATGGTCGCCGACCTCGAGACGCTACGCCTGCACTACGCCTACACGCTGCGCCACTGGCTCGACCGGGTGCACGAAAATCGCGCCAAGATCGTCGAGATGTACGACGAGCGCTTCTTCCGCATGTGGGAATTTTATCTCGCCGGCGGGATCGTGATGTTCGAAAGCGGCGCCGGCTGCAATTACCAGGTGCAGTTCATCCGCGACCGGCGGGCGTTGCCGATCACCCGCGATTACATGATCGAGGCGGAACAGGCGCTTCGCGCCAAGGCCGCTGCGGGCAAAGAAAAAGGCCCGGCGCGCGGGCGCCGGGCCTCTTCGTCGGTCAAGCAGCCGGCTTAG
- the rlmN gene encoding 23S rRNA (adenine(2503)-C(2))-methyltransferase RlmN, with translation MSADTTLMPIAGAIDPVTVPRAPMPRADGKVELVGLTKDQLRTALETAGLEPKQAKLRSKQLWHWIYNRGATGFAQMTDIAKAQRPWLEKKFTLSRPEVVEAQVSSDGTRKWLLRTHDGNDFEMVFIPDADRGTLCVSSQVGCTLNCRFCHTGTMRLVRNLEPSEIVAQVMLARDALGEWPSQPEGRMLTNIVMMGMGEPLYNFDNVRDALKIVMDGDGLGLSKRRITLSTSGVVPMMERCGAEIGVNLAVSLHAVTKEVRDEIVPLNRKYGIEQLLQACADYPGANNARRITFEYVMLKDKNDSNADARELVRLIRQYKLPAKVNLIPFNPWPGAEYECSEPDRIRSFSNIVFEAGISAPVRTPRGRDIDAACGQLKTAAEKKSRAQPDREAGAPA, from the coding sequence ATGAGCGCCGACACCACCTTGATGCCCATCGCGGGCGCCATCGATCCCGTGACCGTGCCGCGCGCGCCGATGCCGCGCGCCGACGGCAAGGTCGAGCTGGTCGGCCTGACCAAGGACCAGCTACGCACCGCGCTGGAGACCGCGGGGCTGGAGCCGAAGCAGGCCAAGCTGCGGTCCAAGCAGCTGTGGCACTGGATCTACAATCGCGGCGCGACCGGCTTTGCCCAGATGACCGACATCGCCAAGGCGCAGCGCCCGTGGCTGGAGAAGAAGTTCACCCTTTCCCGCCCCGAGGTGGTCGAGGCGCAGGTGTCGTCGGACGGCACCCGCAAGTGGTTGTTGCGGACCCACGACGGCAACGATTTCGAGATGGTGTTCATCCCCGACGCCGACCGCGGCACGCTGTGCGTGTCGAGCCAGGTGGGTTGCACGCTCAACTGCCGTTTCTGCCACACCGGAACGATGCGGCTGGTGCGCAACCTGGAGCCATCGGAAATCGTCGCCCAGGTCATGCTTGCCCGCGACGCGCTGGGCGAGTGGCCGAGCCAGCCCGAGGGCCGGATGCTGACCAATATCGTCATGATGGGCATGGGCGAGCCGCTGTACAATTTCGACAACGTCCGCGACGCGCTGAAGATCGTCATGGACGGCGACGGGCTCGGTCTGTCCAAACGCCGCATCACCTTGTCGACCAGCGGGGTGGTGCCGATGATGGAGCGGTGCGGCGCGGAGATCGGCGTCAACCTGGCCGTCTCGCTGCACGCGGTGACCAAGGAAGTGCGCGACGAGATCGTGCCGCTCAACCGCAAGTATGGGATCGAGCAGCTGTTGCAGGCGTGCGCCGACTATCCCGGCGCCAACAACGCGCGGCGCATCACCTTCGAATATGTGATGTTGAAGGACAAGAACGACAGCAACGCGGACGCGCGCGAGCTGGTCCGGCTGATCCGCCAGTACAAGCTTCCGGCCAAGGTCAACCTGATCCCGTTCAACCCGTGGCCCGGCGCCGAATATGAATGTTCCGAGCCGGACCGCATTCGGTCGTTCAGCAACATCGTGTTCGAAGCCGGCATTTCCGCGCCGGTGCGGACCCCGCGCGGCCGCGACATCGACGCCGCCTGCGGCCAGCTCAAGACCGCCGCGGAAAAGAAATCGCGCGCCCAGCCCGACCGGGAAGCCGGCGCCCCGGCGTAA
- a CDS encoding glycosyl transferase family protein — MTFAQILTQFAAELALFSAVGFLLFAVNDLAVDLLYFARRLWRSATVYRRYPKAFAQTLVGRADTQQFIAVFVPAWDESAVIAAMLRATLQRLDYGNYRIFVGLYRNDPATAAAVASIADPRVEPVPVEVDGPTTKADCLNHLYDALIAFELRENLSAAAVVLHDAEDVVHPLELGVFNALIDRAAVIQLPVQPLIDPQSRWIAGHYCDEFAEAHAKELVVREAIGASVPLAGVGCAIARTPLARLAALHDGHPFGGGTLTEDYEMGLRLGELGLKTIFVRMPAVPGSRGVVASRGNFPATFGEAVRQKARWLGGIALAGWDRLGWSGGIGERWMRMRDRRGPIAALLLLSGYSAAFLWSQLWLAEALGAPVHVEIDPVLSTLLWINLWLLIWRIAMRMIFTASVYGWREGLRSVPRLVVGNLVAIAAAARALMQYSARRAPSWDKTRHTFPARLPGEASA, encoded by the coding sequence ATGACTTTCGCCCAGATCCTGACCCAGTTCGCGGCGGAACTGGCGCTGTTCAGCGCGGTCGGTTTCTTGCTGTTCGCGGTCAACGATCTGGCCGTCGACCTGCTGTATTTCGCGCGGCGGCTGTGGCGCTCGGCGACCGTCTACCGCCGTTACCCCAAGGCCTTTGCGCAGACCCTCGTCGGCCGCGCCGACACGCAGCAGTTCATCGCCGTCTTCGTGCCCGCGTGGGACGAATCGGCGGTCATCGCCGCCATGCTGCGCGCCACCCTGCAACGGCTGGACTATGGCAATTACCGCATCTTCGTCGGCCTGTACCGCAACGATCCGGCGACCGCCGCCGCCGTCGCCAGCATCGCCGACCCGCGGGTCGAGCCGGTGCCGGTCGAAGTCGACGGCCCGACCACCAAGGCGGATTGCCTCAACCACCTGTACGACGCGCTGATCGCCTTCGAACTGCGCGAAAACCTGTCGGCGGCGGCGGTCGTGCTGCACGATGCAGAAGACGTCGTCCATCCGCTCGAACTGGGCGTGTTCAACGCGCTGATCGACCGGGCGGCGGTGATCCAGCTGCCTGTGCAGCCGCTGATCGACCCGCAATCGCGCTGGATCGCCGGCCATTATTGCGACGAATTCGCCGAGGCACACGCCAAGGAACTGGTGGTGCGCGAAGCGATCGGCGCGTCGGTGCCGCTGGCCGGGGTCGGCTGCGCCATCGCCCGCACCCCGCTGGCCCGGCTCGCCGCGCTGCACGACGGCCATCCGTTCGGCGGCGGGACGCTGACCGAGGATTATGAAATGGGCCTGCGGCTTGGCGAGCTTGGGCTGAAGACGATCTTCGTGCGCATGCCCGCCGTTCCCGGCAGCCGCGGCGTCGTCGCCAGCCGCGGCAATTTCCCCGCCACTTTCGGCGAGGCGGTGCGGCAAAAGGCGCGCTGGCTGGGCGGGATCGCGCTGGCCGGGTGGGACCGGCTGGGCTGGAGCGGCGGGATCGGCGAACGGTGGATGCGGATGCGCGACCGGCGCGGGCCGATTGCCGCCTTGCTGCTGCTCAGCGGCTATTCGGCGGCGTTCCTGTGGAGCCAGCTGTGGCTGGCCGAGGCGCTTGGCGCTCCCGTTCATGTCGAAATCGACCCCGTCCTCTCGACCCTGCTGTGGATCAACCTGTGGCTGCTGATCTGGCGCATCGCGATGCGGATGATCTTCACCGCGTCGGTCTATGGCTGGCGCGAAGGCCTGCGCTCGGTGCCGCGGCTGGTCGTCGGCAACCTCGTCGCCATCGCCGCCGCGGCCCGCGCTCTGATGCAATATTCCGCCCGCCGCGCTCCGTCCTGGGACAAGACCCGCCACACCTTTCCCGCGCGCCTGCCCGGAGAAGCGTCGGCATGA
- a CDS encoding sulfite exporter TauE/SafE family protein, translating to MDIYLPIAGQSVNALLIVALGGLVGILSGMFGVGGGFLTTPLLIFYGIPPSVAVASAATQITGASVAGVSVHLRRGGADLKMAAVMSAGGLIGSVFGAFIFRMLQASGQIDLVIGLLYVILLGWIGGLMLRDALVALGRISRPPDNPDAANYTRWLAALPMRWKFDGSGLYISPLAPLALGFGTGILTMLLGVGGGFILVPAMIYLLGMPARVIIGTSLAMMLAVSAGTTFVHSVTTHAVDIVLAALLLLGGVIGAQYGAVLATRIKPDLLRLALSVVILLVALRMFLGLFWQPEEIYSIAYL from the coding sequence ATGGATATCTACCTTCCCATCGCGGGCCAGTCGGTCAATGCGCTGCTGATCGTCGCGCTCGGCGGTCTGGTCGGAATCCTGTCCGGCATGTTCGGCGTCGGCGGCGGCTTCCTCACCACGCCGCTGCTCATCTTCTACGGCATCCCCCCGTCGGTCGCGGTCGCCTCCGCGGCGACGCAGATCACCGGGGCCAGCGTCGCCGGCGTTTCGGTCCACCTCCGGCGCGGAGGCGCGGACCTGAAGATGGCGGCGGTGATGAGCGCGGGTGGACTGATCGGCTCGGTGTTCGGCGCCTTCATCTTCCGGATGCTCCAGGCAAGCGGCCAGATCGACCTCGTCATCGGCCTGCTCTACGTCATCCTGCTCGGCTGGATCGGCGGGCTGATGCTGCGCGACGCGCTGGTCGCATTGGGCCGCATTTCGCGTCCACCGGACAATCCGGACGCGGCCAATTACACGCGCTGGCTGGCCGCCCTGCCGATGCGCTGGAAGTTCGACGGCTCGGGCCTCTACATCTCCCCGCTCGCTCCCCTGGCGCTGGGCTTCGGCACGGGCATCCTGACCATGTTGCTGGGCGTCGGCGGCGGCTTCATCCTTGTCCCCGCGATGATCTACTTGCTGGGCATGCCGGCCCGCGTGATCATCGGCACTTCGCTGGCGATGATGCTGGCGGTCAGCGCCGGGACGACCTTCGTCCACTCGGTCACCACCCATGCGGTGGACATCGTACTTGCCGCGCTGCTGCTGCTCGGCGGGGTGATCGGCGCGCAATATGGCGCCGTCCTCGCCACCCGCATCAAGCCCGACCTGCTGCGCCTCGCACTGTCGGTGGTGATCCTGCTCGTCGCTCTGCGCATGTTCCTCGGCCTCTTCTGGCAGCCTGAGGAAATCTATTCGATCGCGTATTTATGA
- a CDS encoding TIGR02186 family protein, translated as MKRRLAPLLALAALALSAQSKPVLVPDVSARNIEIRYSFSGAQLLLFGAIVYPSGRIPKVTPDIVVVLKGPAEPIVIREKQRIAGIWMNAASNRFRSAPSFYAVASSRPIEQLVDERTAAIYELGIQDLQLSPGTAALPEDARRFEAGLIELRRREGLYAQNPRGVEITGGVLYRAAISIPSQVPVGTYTAETFLVDDGRVVAAATRDIEIGKSGFERFVALAARRHSILYGLFTVLLSLGLGWGAAAVFRRRF; from the coding sequence ATGAAGCGCCGGCTTGCCCCCCTGCTCGCGCTCGCGGCGCTGGCCCTGTCGGCCCAGTCCAAACCGGTGCTGGTGCCCGACGTGTCGGCCCGCAACATCGAGATCCGGTACAGCTTTTCCGGCGCGCAACTGCTGCTGTTCGGCGCCATCGTCTATCCCAGCGGCCGCATTCCCAAGGTCACGCCCGACATCGTTGTCGTGCTCAAAGGACCCGCCGAACCGATCGTCATCCGCGAAAAGCAGCGCATCGCGGGCATCTGGATGAACGCGGCATCGAACCGCTTCCGCTCCGCCCCGTCCTTTTACGCGGTCGCCTCCTCCCGGCCGATCGAGCAGCTGGTCGATGAACGCACGGCGGCGATCTACGAACTGGGCATCCAGGACCTGCAGCTGTCGCCCGGCACCGCCGCCTTGCCGGAAGACGCCCGCCGCTTCGAAGCCGGGCTGATCGAACTGCGCCGCCGCGAAGGGCTCTATGCGCAAAATCCGCGCGGCGTCGAAATCACCGGCGGCGTGCTGTACCGCGCCGCCATCTCCATCCCCAGCCAGGTGCCGGTCGGCACCTACACCGCCGAAACTTTTCTGGTCGACGACGGCCGGGTGGTCGCCGCGGCCACCCGCGACATCGAGATCGGCAAAAGCGGGTTCGAACGGTTCGTCGCGCTGGCCGCCCGCCGCCATTCGATCCTCTACGGCCTGTTCACCGTGCTCTTGTCGCTGGGGCTGGGCTGGGGCGCCGCGGCCGTCTTCCGCCGTCGCTTCTAA